In Microbacterium maritypicum, the following are encoded in one genomic region:
- the glmM gene encoding phosphoglucosamine mutase translates to MPIFGTDGVRGLANGILTADLALTLAQATAVVLGQGRTAEARKAEGKRLTAVVARDPRVSGHFLTSAVSAGLASSGVDVLEAGVIPTPALAFLVADRDADFGVMISASHNAAPDNGIKIFARGGRKLPDEVEQRIEEAMHGEMLRPTGAGVGRVDRFSDAEDRYVVHLLGSLPNRLEGIHVVLDCAHGAASGVSPETFRDAGAEVTVIGADPDGWNINDGVGSTHLDNLAEAVVRLGADIGIAHDGDADRCLAVDAEGNHIDGDQIMAILAVSMKERGRLTDDTLVATVMSNLGLHVAMREHGITVRQTAVGDRYVLEDMNEGGYALGGEQSGHVIMSEYATTGDGILTGLHLVAEMARQKKSIAELASIMTVYPQVLINVRDVDKDRVADDEVVQQAVRDIEGELGDSGRVLLRKSGTEPLVRVMVEAADAESVHAYAGRLAEVVQERLSL, encoded by the coding sequence ATGCCGATCTTTGGCACGGACGGCGTGCGAGGACTTGCCAATGGCATCCTCACCGCCGACCTGGCGCTCACCCTGGCCCAGGCGACTGCTGTCGTCCTGGGCCAGGGCCGTACTGCGGAGGCTCGCAAAGCCGAAGGCAAGCGACTCACCGCAGTGGTCGCCCGCGACCCCCGGGTCTCCGGACACTTCCTGACGTCGGCCGTCTCGGCCGGGCTCGCCTCCTCGGGGGTCGACGTCCTCGAGGCCGGTGTCATCCCGACCCCGGCGCTGGCGTTCCTCGTCGCCGACCGTGACGCCGACTTCGGTGTCATGATCTCGGCCTCGCACAACGCCGCTCCCGACAACGGGATCAAGATCTTCGCCCGCGGGGGCCGCAAGCTCCCCGATGAGGTCGAGCAGCGCATCGAAGAGGCCATGCACGGCGAGATGCTGCGCCCGACGGGTGCCGGCGTCGGTCGTGTCGACCGCTTCTCCGACGCGGAGGACCGCTACGTCGTGCACCTCCTCGGCTCGCTGCCGAACCGTCTCGAGGGCATCCACGTCGTGCTCGACTGCGCCCACGGCGCGGCATCCGGCGTCTCGCCCGAGACGTTCCGCGACGCGGGCGCCGAGGTGACCGTCATCGGGGCCGACCCCGACGGCTGGAACATCAACGACGGAGTCGGCTCGACCCACCTCGACAACCTCGCCGAGGCTGTCGTGCGTCTGGGCGCCGACATCGGCATCGCCCACGACGGCGACGCCGACCGCTGCCTCGCCGTGGACGCCGAGGGCAATCACATCGACGGCGACCAGATCATGGCCATCCTCGCGGTGTCGATGAAGGAGCGCGGACGCCTCACCGACGACACGCTCGTGGCGACCGTCATGAGCAACCTCGGCCTGCATGTCGCGATGCGCGAGCACGGCATCACGGTGCGTCAGACCGCCGTCGGCGACCGCTACGTGCTGGAAGACATGAACGAGGGTGGATACGCGCTCGGCGGCGAGCAGTCCGGTCACGTGATCATGAGCGAGTACGCCACCACCGGTGACGGCATCCTCACGGGCCTCCACCTGGTGGCGGAGATGGCGCGGCAGAAGAAGTCGATCGCGGAGCTCGCATCGATCATGACCGTGTACCCGCAGGTGCTCATCAATGTGCGCGACGTCGACAAGGATCGCGTCGCAGACGACGAGGTCGTGCAGCAGGCTGTGCGCGACATCGAGGGTGAGCTGGGTGATTCCGGCCGCGTGCTGCTGCGCAAGTCCGGCACCGAGCCCCTGGTGCGCGTCATGGTCGAAGCCGCCGATGCGGAGTCGGTGCACGCCTACGCCGGACGACTGGCGGAGGTCGTGCAGGAGCGCCTCTCGCTCTGA
- the rpsI gene encoding 30S ribosomal protein S9 — MADIQDTTETPQNFSTSTPETDVVEAAPRPVLSVPGAAVGRRKQAIARVRIVPGSGTITVNGRTIEDYFPNKLHQQLINDPFTVLNLTGAYDVIARISGGGPSGQAGALRLGIARSLNGIDEENNRPTLKKAGFLSRDARVKERKKAGLKKARKAPQYSKR, encoded by the coding sequence GTGGCTGACATCCAGGACACCACCGAAACCCCCCAGAACTTCTCGACGTCGACTCCGGAGACCGACGTGGTCGAGGCGGCTCCCCGCCCCGTCCTCAGCGTCCCGGGTGCCGCTGTCGGCCGTCGCAAGCAGGCCATCGCCCGCGTGCGCATCGTCCCCGGCTCGGGCACGATCACGGTCAACGGCCGCACGATCGAGGACTACTTCCCGAACAAGCTGCACCAGCAGCTGATCAACGACCCGTTCACGGTGCTGAACCTCACCGGTGCATACGACGTCATCGCGCGCATCTCCGGTGGTGGCCCCTCGGGCCAGGCCGGTGCGCTCCGCCTCGGCATCGCCCGTTCGCTGAACGGCATCGACGAGGAGAACAACCGTCCGACCCTGAAGAAGGCCGGCTTCCTCTCGCGTGACGCTCGCGTCAAGGAGCGCAAGAAGGCCGGACTCAAGAAGGCCCGTAAGGCGCCTCAGTACTCGAAGCGTTAA
- a CDS encoding polysaccharide biosynthesis tyrosine autokinase, translated as MDIHDYLRVFRRQIVVIVASVLIGLSTGALVAMLTPPRYQASTEVMVAVQVADTATPAERSLATGYAKQAVETYRSLITSSLVLDPVVEDLGLSAAPTGISASAPLNSAIITITVDNRNPGQAARIANAVADSFATVVTDTLESREQAAAFSIRIVTLEPAQVPTNPVAPNLSLSLIIGSLLGLAVGVGVALLRATLDRRVRVAADVEAAVPVPVLGQIPLDPDTREHPLAMSTAPHGLRAEAYRSLRTNVRFFFSGNQGVFVVTSSGPGEGKSTTAANLALAFADAGQRVALLDGDLRLPRVAEYFGIEGGIGLSDVLAGRVQLNDVIQRWGRSALFVLPAGTVPPNPAELLGSSAMESLIETLTEAFDVVIIDAPPLLLVTDAAVIARVTTGALLIAAAGSSQANRLTDAAKSIESVGARVLGTVLTKAPVSAAASTAYGTAAAATTH; from the coding sequence ATGGACATCCATGACTACCTTCGGGTGTTCCGTCGACAGATCGTCGTCATCGTCGCGAGTGTTCTGATCGGGCTCTCCACCGGCGCGCTGGTCGCGATGCTCACTCCTCCCCGCTACCAGGCTTCGACCGAGGTCATGGTGGCCGTGCAGGTCGCCGACACCGCCACGCCCGCGGAGCGCTCGCTCGCGACCGGCTACGCGAAGCAGGCTGTCGAGACCTACCGCTCACTCATCACGAGCTCACTCGTGCTCGATCCCGTCGTCGAAGACCTCGGCCTCTCCGCAGCCCCCACGGGCATCAGCGCCTCCGCACCCCTCAACAGCGCGATCATCACGATCACCGTCGACAACCGCAACCCGGGGCAGGCCGCCCGCATCGCGAACGCCGTCGCCGACAGCTTCGCCACGGTCGTCACCGACACGCTCGAGAGCCGGGAACAGGCGGCTGCGTTCAGCATCCGCATCGTCACGCTCGAACCCGCTCAGGTGCCGACGAATCCCGTCGCGCCGAACCTCTCCCTGTCTCTCATCATCGGCTCGCTGCTCGGGCTCGCGGTCGGCGTCGGCGTCGCTCTCCTGCGTGCGACGCTCGACCGCCGGGTGCGCGTCGCCGCCGACGTCGAGGCCGCCGTGCCGGTTCCCGTCCTCGGACAGATCCCGCTCGACCCGGACACGAGAGAGCACCCCCTCGCCATGAGCACCGCACCGCACGGCCTCCGCGCCGAGGCCTACCGCAGCCTCCGCACCAACGTGCGCTTCTTCTTCTCCGGCAACCAGGGCGTGTTCGTCGTGACCAGCTCCGGCCCGGGCGAGGGCAAGTCGACCACCGCGGCGAACCTGGCGCTCGCCTTCGCCGACGCCGGTCAGCGCGTGGCCCTGCTCGACGGCGACCTCCGGCTCCCCCGCGTGGCGGAGTACTTCGGTATCGAGGGCGGGATCGGGCTCAGCGATGTGCTGGCCGGACGCGTGCAGCTCAACGACGTCATCCAGCGCTGGGGCCGCAGCGCCCTGTTCGTCCTCCCGGCCGGCACCGTGCCGCCGAACCCGGCCGAGCTGCTCGGCTCTTCCGCGATGGAGAGTCTGATCGAGACGCTCACAGAGGCCTTCGACGTCGTCATCATCGACGCCCCTCCGCTGCTGCTCGTGACGGACGCCGCCGTGATCGCGCGCGTCACGACGGGAGCCCTCCTGATCGCCGCCGCCGGATCGTCGCAGGCCAACCGGCTCACCGACGCGGCCAAGAGCATCGAGTCGGTCGGAGCCCGAGTGCTCGGCACCGTGTTGACGAAGGCACCGGTCAGCGCGGCCGCGAGCACGGCCTACGGCACCGCCGCGGCGGCGACGACGCACTGA
- a CDS encoding polysaccharide biosynthesis protein produces the protein MSVKQRRRRMLAAAVDGLAWTFGVVLAIALRFEFMMDAEGWISTIVLALAAGIIQMAVGFATALYRGRFTYGSFDEVRAVALIVVIEAILLSLIVIPIGPVVGIPRGTLLLAFPFVLLLMFGVRYVARLAIERARKPGADAEAALIIGAGFLGDKLLANVTTDPSSPIRPVGLLDDDPAKRNLRLRGVPVLGTTRDIASAARTTGAKLAVIAIPNADSTLLRALSDRAESAGLRVAVTPTLATLASGEQSVTDVRDISIEDLIGRHPVDTNVELIAGYITGRRVLVTGAGGSIGSELCRQLAKYGPSELIMIDRDETGLQVAQLGTLGHGLLDSRDVVLADIREEQNLLDIFVDRRPEVVFHAAALKHLPMLEQYPDEAWKTNVLGTLNVINAARAVGVDTFVNISTDKAANPTSVLGHSKRVAEKLTAWAGSVTGMRYLSVRFGNVIGSRGSMLPTFQRLIAEGRPITVTHPEATRYFMTIPEACQLVVQAGGIGRAGEVLILDMGEPVSILEVAKRMIAMSGKSVEIVFTGLRRGEKLHEELVGSRENLERPFHPKVSHTRADIITPERLDKAGWMDRMYASPRINDTVAIEPIDVGRR, from the coding sequence GTGTCGGTGAAGCAGCGGCGACGCCGCATGCTGGCCGCGGCGGTCGATGGGCTCGCCTGGACTTTCGGCGTCGTGCTGGCGATCGCGCTCCGCTTCGAGTTCATGATGGACGCGGAGGGGTGGATCTCGACCATCGTGCTCGCGCTCGCCGCCGGCATCATCCAGATGGCGGTCGGATTCGCGACAGCCCTCTACCGCGGGCGCTTCACCTACGGCTCGTTCGACGAGGTCCGCGCGGTGGCGTTGATCGTCGTGATCGAGGCGATCCTGCTGTCCCTCATCGTCATCCCGATCGGCCCGGTGGTCGGCATCCCGCGCGGAACGCTGCTGCTCGCCTTCCCCTTCGTGCTGCTGCTGATGTTCGGCGTGCGCTACGTGGCCCGCCTCGCGATCGAGCGCGCACGCAAACCCGGTGCGGATGCCGAGGCAGCACTGATCATCGGTGCGGGATTCCTCGGCGACAAGCTGCTCGCGAACGTCACGACCGATCCGTCTTCGCCGATCCGGCCCGTCGGCCTTTTGGACGACGACCCGGCCAAGCGCAACCTGCGACTGCGCGGCGTCCCGGTGCTGGGCACCACGCGCGACATCGCGTCGGCCGCCCGGACCACCGGTGCAAAGCTCGCGGTCATCGCCATCCCGAATGCCGACAGCACCCTGCTGCGTGCGCTGAGCGACCGTGCCGAGAGTGCCGGTCTGCGCGTCGCGGTCACCCCCACGCTCGCGACGCTCGCGTCGGGGGAGCAGTCCGTCACCGACGTGCGCGACATCAGCATCGAGGACCTGATCGGACGCCACCCCGTCGACACGAACGTCGAGCTGATCGCCGGGTACATCACCGGTCGACGCGTGCTGGTGACCGGTGCCGGTGGCTCCATCGGTTCGGAGCTGTGCCGACAGTTGGCCAAGTACGGGCCGAGCGAGCTGATCATGATCGACCGCGACGAGACCGGACTCCAGGTGGCCCAGCTCGGGACGCTCGGACACGGGCTGCTCGATTCTCGCGACGTCGTCCTCGCGGACATCCGAGAAGAGCAGAACCTGCTCGACATCTTCGTCGACCGGCGCCCCGAGGTCGTGTTCCACGCGGCCGCTCTGAAGCACCTGCCGATGCTCGAGCAGTACCCCGACGAGGCGTGGAAGACGAACGTGCTGGGCACGCTCAACGTGATCAACGCCGCGCGTGCCGTCGGCGTCGACACCTTCGTCAACATCTCCACCGACAAAGCGGCCAACCCGACGAGCGTGCTCGGACACTCCAAGCGCGTCGCCGAGAAGCTCACCGCCTGGGCGGGATCCGTGACCGGGATGCGGTACCTCTCGGTGCGGTTCGGCAACGTGATCGGCAGCCGCGGGTCGATGCTGCCGACGTTCCAGCGGCTGATCGCCGAGGGGCGGCCGATCACGGTCACCCATCCCGAGGCGACGCGGTATTTCATGACGATCCCCGAGGCGTGCCAGCTGGTCGTCCAGGCGGGCGGCATCGGGCGTGCGGGCGAGGTGCTGATCCTCGACATGGGTGAGCCGGTGTCGATCCTCGAGGTCGCCAAGCGCATGATCGCGATGTCGGGCAAGAGCGTCGAGATCGTGTTCACCGGACTCCGCCGCGGCGAGAAGCTGCACGAAGAGCTCGTCGGTTCGCGCGAGAACCTGGAGCGGCCCTTCCACCCGAAGGTGTCGCACACGCGGGCCGACATCATCACGCCCGAGCGGCTCGACAAGGCGGGCTGGATGGACCGGATGTACGCGAGCCCGCGGATCAATGACACGGTGGCGATCGAGCCGATCGACGTTGGACGCCGCTGA
- a CDS encoding polysaccharide biosynthesis tyrosine autokinase, whose protein sequence is MELRDYVRVLHRNWILILVLMVLGLAGGAGYAALQQPKYVASTQLYVSVRTEGAATGDLVQGTTFARQMVTSYVDVVGTALVLEPVIDELGLDDSVSGLSSRVTATTPLNTVLIDVSVTDGDPEQAAAIANAVAVSFQDAVQKTLEQPATEDAVSPVRITVTEPAIASSTPTSPNVRLLIILGGIIGLALGLGIAMLRTVLDNRIHTLHDIEALTDRPVLGGIAYDPDATKRPLIVHADPRSPRAESFRSLRTNLQFLNLDSGPRIFVVSSAGPGEGKSTTTANLAIALAETGARVALVDGDLRLPRVADYLGIEGGVGLTDVLIGRVDVADALQKWGTSDLYVLPSGQVPPNPSELLGSAAMDQVLTSLGDYFDYVLIDAPPLLLVTDAAVVGSKTRGVILAAASGKTKKQELSGALRALENAGVQMLGVVVTMLPTKGPDSYGYGSYTYGSTHDLDGETSTDRRKAKKAKKAKSAKKRETARA, encoded by the coding sequence GTGGAACTTCGCGACTATGTGCGTGTGCTGCACAGAAACTGGATCCTGATCCTCGTCCTGATGGTCCTCGGCCTCGCCGGCGGTGCCGGCTATGCCGCACTCCAGCAGCCGAAGTACGTCGCATCGACGCAGCTGTACGTCTCGGTCCGCACCGAGGGCGCCGCCACCGGCGACCTCGTGCAGGGCACGACCTTCGCACGACAGATGGTCACGAGCTACGTCGACGTCGTCGGCACGGCGCTCGTGCTCGAACCCGTGATCGACGAGCTCGGCCTCGACGACTCGGTCTCGGGCCTCAGTAGCCGCGTCACCGCGACCACGCCGCTCAACACGGTCCTGATCGACGTCAGTGTGACCGACGGAGACCCCGAGCAGGCCGCGGCCATCGCCAATGCCGTCGCAGTGAGCTTCCAGGACGCCGTGCAGAAGACGCTCGAGCAGCCCGCCACCGAAGATGCCGTCAGCCCGGTGCGCATCACCGTGACCGAGCCCGCCATCGCCTCCTCCACGCCGACGAGCCCCAACGTGCGCCTGCTGATCATCCTCGGCGGCATCATCGGCCTCGCACTCGGCCTCGGCATCGCGATGCTCCGCACCGTGCTCGACAACCGCATCCACACGCTCCACGACATCGAGGCGCTCACCGATCGCCCCGTCCTCGGCGGCATCGCGTACGACCCGGATGCCACCAAGCGGCCCCTCATCGTGCACGCCGATCCGCGCAGCCCGCGCGCCGAATCGTTCCGCAGCCTGCGTACGAACCTGCAGTTCCTCAACCTCGACTCGGGCCCCCGCATCTTCGTCGTCTCCAGCGCCGGCCCCGGCGAAGGAAAGTCTACGACCACCGCCAACCTCGCCATCGCCCTCGCCGAGACGGGAGCCCGCGTGGCCCTGGTCGACGGCGACCTGCGGCTGCCCCGCGTGGCCGACTACCTGGGCATCGAGGGCGGCGTCGGACTCACCGACGTGCTCATCGGACGCGTGGACGTGGCCGACGCGCTGCAGAAGTGGGGCACGTCCGACCTGTACGTCCTGCCGAGCGGGCAGGTCCCGCCGAACCCCAGCGAGCTGCTCGGCTCGGCCGCGATGGATCAGGTGCTCACGTCGCTCGGCGACTACTTCGACTACGTGCTGATCGATGCCCCGCCGCTGCTGCTGGTGACCGACGCGGCCGTGGTGGGAAGCAAGACCCGCGGAGTGATCCTCGCCGCCGCCTCCGGCAAGACCAAGAAGCAGGAGCTCTCCGGAGCACTGCGCGCACTCGAGAACGCCGGCGTGCAGATGCTCGGCGTGGTCGTCACGATGCTGCCAACCAAGGGCCCCGACAGCTACGGCTACGGCTCCTACACCTACGGCTCGACGCACGACCTCGACGGCGAGACGTCGACGGATCGGCGGAAGGCGAAGAAGGCCAAGAAGGCGAAGAGCGCCAAGAAGCGCGAAACCGCTCGCGCCTGA
- a CDS encoding NAD-dependent epimerase/dehydratase family protein — protein sequence MAAELWLVGTLALVLGAVLPFAIRPLLSRIGAVDVPNERSSHSAPTLRGGGLAPLLAWDAALILAIALGMDAVPLVLLLIATNSAAAVGFADDLLSLGSGLRLSLQLIIGLGASIVILAVASQSGWWAIIGMIFIAGYINVANFIDGINGISGIHGAVAGVAFVVAGVASDQPWLAASGVILAAAFTSFLPWNLRRPHLFLGDTGSYLLGSAIGVIVVMALSLGVSPLLVVPVLAPWLADTGATVVRRFARGEGVLSAHRTHAYQRLTDTGLVHGSVTVVVGAISVATAFIGYLAWNGALPIWAGLAIIVALCAFYLALPRLRGSRLPSSPHRPLAASAEVVPAPSAPGKRRRWAVIGASGFVGAGVVRHLRARGYEVVELPAPRLEYDVDVLDGVVLAASAKTDASLAGMVEQLVGVDVVVNAAGAAAPDGDATRQLWGANAYLPAVLAQASRQARAVRFVQLSSAAVQGRTRRLDETPRYAPFSPYSRSKALGELALLAVAGTDPNATGGIVIVRATSVQGPGRPTTQNLRRLAGSRLASVAAPGTQPSVVSGLHGLAATIESIGTEQGEVPGIVLQPWEGLSVADVLRVAGGERSPLVIPRWLCSSALSAGYFAGRIAPQFAGLARRLEMMWFGQSQVSGWASDRVSRDDSWLRDVLAAGEAHHVR from the coding sequence ATGGCGGCTGAGCTCTGGCTCGTCGGCACTCTCGCGCTGGTTCTCGGCGCAGTGCTGCCCTTCGCCATTCGTCCGCTGCTCTCCAGGATCGGCGCCGTCGACGTGCCAAACGAGCGCTCCTCGCACTCTGCTCCTACCCTCCGGGGAGGAGGACTGGCGCCTCTGCTTGCCTGGGACGCGGCACTCATCTTGGCGATTGCGCTCGGTATGGATGCCGTGCCACTTGTGCTTCTCCTGATCGCGACGAACTCGGCAGCGGCGGTCGGTTTCGCGGACGATCTGCTCAGTCTCGGCTCGGGCTTGCGGTTGTCTCTGCAGCTCATCATCGGGCTTGGGGCCAGCATCGTCATCCTCGCGGTCGCGTCGCAATCCGGGTGGTGGGCGATCATCGGGATGATCTTCATCGCCGGGTACATCAACGTTGCCAACTTCATCGACGGCATCAACGGCATCTCCGGGATCCACGGGGCGGTTGCCGGAGTGGCATTCGTCGTCGCGGGCGTCGCATCCGATCAGCCGTGGCTTGCAGCGTCCGGCGTCATTCTCGCCGCCGCCTTCACCTCCTTCCTGCCTTGGAACCTGCGGCGACCGCATCTTTTCCTCGGGGATACCGGAAGCTACTTGCTCGGATCAGCGATCGGAGTGATCGTCGTGATGGCTCTGTCGCTCGGCGTAAGTCCGCTTCTCGTCGTGCCGGTTCTCGCACCGTGGCTGGCCGACACCGGTGCGACCGTCGTGCGGCGATTCGCGCGCGGTGAGGGAGTGTTGTCGGCACACCGTACGCACGCGTATCAACGGCTGACGGACACGGGGCTCGTCCACGGTTCGGTGACGGTAGTCGTCGGCGCTATTAGCGTGGCGACGGCGTTCATCGGGTACCTCGCCTGGAACGGTGCACTACCGATCTGGGCAGGACTGGCGATCATCGTCGCCCTCTGCGCGTTCTATCTGGCGCTGCCGAGACTGCGAGGTTCGCGCCTGCCGAGTTCGCCTCACCGTCCGCTCGCCGCTTCCGCCGAGGTCGTGCCCGCGCCCTCGGCGCCGGGGAAGCGACGCCGATGGGCCGTCATCGGAGCGTCAGGTTTCGTCGGCGCTGGTGTGGTGCGCCACCTGCGCGCTCGTGGATACGAGGTGGTCGAGCTGCCGGCACCTCGGCTTGAGTATGACGTCGATGTTCTCGACGGCGTCGTGCTCGCCGCGTCTGCCAAAACGGACGCTTCCCTCGCGGGAATGGTCGAACAGCTGGTCGGTGTCGATGTGGTGGTCAATGCGGCAGGAGCGGCTGCGCCGGACGGCGATGCGACGCGACAGCTCTGGGGTGCGAACGCATATCTGCCTGCGGTCCTCGCTCAGGCGAGCCGACAGGCCCGAGCCGTGCGCTTCGTGCAACTCAGCTCTGCGGCGGTGCAGGGGCGTACGCGGAGACTCGATGAGACGCCCAGGTACGCGCCGTTCTCCCCCTACTCGCGATCGAAAGCGTTGGGCGAGCTCGCCCTCCTCGCAGTGGCTGGGACGGATCCGAACGCCACGGGTGGAATCGTCATCGTGCGTGCCACCTCGGTTCAGGGGCCGGGTAGGCCAACCACCCAGAATCTTCGACGTCTCGCTGGCTCCCGCCTGGCAAGCGTTGCTGCCCCCGGCACTCAGCCGTCGGTCGTGAGCGGCCTCCACGGTCTCGCTGCCACGATCGAGTCGATCGGCACCGAGCAGGGCGAAGTGCCCGGCATCGTCTTGCAGCCCTGGGAGGGCTTGTCCGTCGCCGACGTCCTGCGCGTGGCTGGAGGCGAGCGGTCACCGCTGGTCATCCCGCGATGGCTCTGCTCCTCGGCGCTCTCGGCAGGTTATTTCGCGGGACGCATCGCACCTCAGTTCGCCGGCCTGGCGAGGCGCCTCGAGATGATGTGGTTCGGACAATCTCAGGTGAGCGGATGGGCGAGCGACAGAGTGTCTCGAGACGATAGCTGGTTGCGCGACGTGCTCGCAGCAGGAGAGGCACATCATGTCCGCTGA
- a CDS encoding glycosyltransferase family 2 protein, with translation MTLRHLAVVMPAYNEAEGIQGFIDEIRDCVSPLADHVSFHVADDRSTDTTATVFDAVSDVTVEVQPLNRGHGPTALSAYRAGLAADPDVLVHVDGDGQFYGSDFVRLINALTTEDADVVHGVRDGRTDPWYRKVLTGAVGLLIALAAGRRIPDVNTPLRAYRPAALRLLVDATPPDATVPHVHFSLAEARAGFTVRYLRVASIPRRGESTTGTMWGRGNSVTLPPKRLRRFVRVALVEAWTLSLRPSAPLRGIRLPETVAR, from the coding sequence GTGACCCTTCGCCACCTCGCCGTCGTCATGCCCGCCTACAACGAGGCCGAGGGCATCCAGGGCTTCATCGACGAGATCCGTGACTGCGTCTCCCCCCTGGCCGACCACGTCTCCTTCCACGTCGCCGACGATCGCTCCACGGATACCACGGCCACGGTGTTCGACGCCGTCTCCGACGTGACCGTCGAGGTGCAGCCGCTGAACCGCGGCCACGGCCCGACCGCGCTCTCGGCCTACCGCGCCGGGCTCGCCGCCGACCCCGACGTGCTGGTGCATGTCGACGGCGACGGGCAGTTCTACGGGAGCGACTTCGTTCGGCTCATCAACGCGCTCACCACCGAAGACGCCGATGTCGTCCACGGCGTGCGCGACGGCCGCACCGACCCCTGGTACCGCAAGGTGCTCACGGGCGCCGTCGGCCTGCTGATCGCCCTCGCCGCCGGACGCCGCATCCCCGACGTCAACACCCCGCTGCGCGCCTACCGCCCCGCTGCCCTGCGGCTGCTCGTCGACGCGACCCCGCCCGACGCCACGGTGCCGCACGTGCACTTCTCCCTCGCCGAGGCGCGCGCGGGCTTCACCGTGCGCTACCTCCGCGTCGCCAGCATCCCTCGTCGGGGCGAATCGACCACGGGCACCATGTGGGGGCGAGGGAACTCGGTCACCCTGCCGCCGAAGCGTCTGCGCCGGTTCGTTCGCGTCGCCCTCGTCGAGGCGTGGACCCTCTCTCTGCGGCCATCCGCTCCCCTGCGCGGCATCCGTCTTCCGGAGACCGTCGCGCGATGA
- a CDS encoding GtrA family protein gives MNPPSRIRRIASVGSRFLVVGALSTIIEVGVFNLLVFVWGWDVVAAKIVASLVALVNAYIGNREWTFRHRDRRGRVSEVTLFLVTNAVCTAIGAVLVWVGVEAVGAVLGREPGAVAVNLVNLTSIVIVVLLRFVLYHGIVFRVAPTK, from the coding sequence ATGAACCCTCCCTCCCGCATCCGTCGCATCGCCAGCGTCGGCAGCCGTTTCCTCGTCGTGGGTGCGCTGAGCACCATCATCGAGGTCGGCGTCTTCAATCTGCTGGTCTTCGTGTGGGGATGGGATGTGGTCGCCGCGAAGATCGTCGCCTCGCTCGTCGCGCTCGTGAACGCGTACATCGGCAACCGCGAGTGGACGTTCCGTCACCGCGATCGTCGCGGACGGGTCTCCGAGGTCACGTTGTTCCTCGTGACCAACGCCGTCTGCACGGCCATCGGCGCCGTGCTCGTCTGGGTGGGCGTCGAAGCGGTCGGCGCGGTCCTCGGTCGTGAGCCGGGCGCGGTCGCCGTCAACCTCGTGAACCTGACGAGCATCGTCATCGTGGTCCTGCTGCGCTTCGTGCTCTATCACGGCATCGTCTTCCGGGTGGCGCCGACCAAGTAG